The following proteins are co-located in the Candidatus Zixiibacteriota bacterium genome:
- a CDS encoding CpsD/CapB family tyrosine-protein kinase, with translation MEDRIKTGGNILSFYESESPVATEFRRVYSNLRNYLPGQEIKSVLITSPALGEGKSTLASLLSIEIAHRHNKKVILIDCDLRRPNLHRLFSLNQERGLSELLQGKLNLLDCLKPTSLENLKVMTSGQETNTPAELIDTPYLQEVIAEAKLYSNLVIADCAPVIPVSDPLIIGSLMDGAILVLKAGFTQVEVAKRAVEILRNAQVKLLGVIMNNMDEVLPYYYSNKYYGYEYGYSRKRK, from the coding sequence ATGGAAGATAGAATAAAAACCGGCGGAAATATCCTGAGCTTCTATGAGAGCGAATCTCCAGTTGCGACGGAGTTCAGAAGGGTCTATTCGAATTTAAGGAACTACCTGCCCGGCCAGGAGATAAAGTCGGTGCTGATCACCAGCCCGGCCCTGGGTGAAGGAAAAAGCACCCTGGCAAGTTTACTTTCGATCGAGATCGCGCACCGGCATAATAAGAAAGTAATCCTGATCGACTGTGATTTAAGAAGACCCAATCTTCACCGGCTTTTCTCCTTAAACCAGGAAAGAGGACTCTCCGAGCTTTTGCAGGGTAAGCTCAACTTGCTGGACTGCCTGAAGCCGACCTCCTTGGAGAATTTAAAGGTTATGACCAGTGGCCAGGAAACTAATACTCCGGCTGAGCTTATTGATACCCCTTATTTGCAGGAAGTGATAGCAGAGGCAAAACTCTATTCTAACCTGGTTATTGCTGACTGCGCTCCAGTCATCCCGGTATCGGATCCTCTGATCATAGGTTCTTTGATGGATGGGGCGATTTTAGTGCTGAAAGCCGGGTTTACCCAGGTGGAAGTGGCGAAAAGAGCAGTTGAGATCCTGAGAAATGCCCAGGTGAAACTGCTCGGGGTGATAATGAACAATATGGATGAGGTCCTGCCCTACTATTACAGCAATAAATATTATGGATACGAATATGGCTATTCCAGGAAAAGAAAGTAA
- a CDS encoding Wzz/FepE/Etk N-terminal domain-containing protein, with amino-acid sequence MSSSTGKRVDLREYWKVLQRRRLVLIIPFLTVTLVSFAGSFLLPRQYKSSTTVLISESRLLSRPLENLIPGTTPGGNRPEDRMQRLATITNQITSTEFLRRLIYNLNLNQDPRVINKAKSIKSKFPEISQEELVEKILIDQLRKNISVGFKGENLVEITVYSDKPKLGSEMAKNLAQIFIDESLRYDLLGVRGALDFSDEQLAIYKKKLEEAENRLREYKEKTLKSDVDQSIASDTNLRVIVSVIDATNLEIKDLEDQNNFLKGKLTGLKAANLSLTASDNLKSLEGQLFSSVDGYIPLLTRYSWRDAKVLTLTEKTKSLLDQIEAEIKVISQNQRGKVSADVLSLLESYSLNQINLNFLKEKLRVLNQVVEGIKNRLARTPYQEQTLRNLQQDVETYRSIYEMFVSQSQGSQISQQVQQAEAQNRFRVIEPASIPLSPVKPDRIKITLLGCLLGLVIGGGGVVLMEFFDHSFRKVEEVEEYLGLKVLGTVPRIEYLEKLNKRKFKDSV; translated from the coding sequence TCAGCTTTGCCGGTAGCTTTCTTCTCCCCAGACAGTATAAATCCTCTACCACTGTTCTGATCAGCGAAAGCCGGCTTTTATCCAGACCTCTGGAGAATTTGATCCCCGGGACGACCCCTGGCGGAAATCGGCCAGAGGACAGGATGCAGCGCTTGGCCACTATAACCAATCAGATAACCTCTACCGAGTTTTTAAGAAGGCTAATCTATAATCTGAATTTAAACCAGGACCCCAGAGTGATAAATAAAGCCAAAAGCATCAAGTCCAAATTCCCGGAGATAAGCCAAGAGGAACTGGTTGAAAAAATTCTGATAGACCAGCTGAGAAAGAATATCAGCGTGGGGTTTAAGGGAGAAAACTTAGTGGAGATAACTGTCTACTCGGATAAGCCCAAGCTGGGTTCAGAGATGGCTAAAAACTTAGCCCAGATATTCATAGATGAGAGCCTGAGGTACGACCTTTTAGGAGTCAGGGGTGCTTTGGATTTCTCGGATGAGCAACTGGCTATTTACAAGAAAAAATTAGAGGAGGCGGAGAATCGTTTAAGAGAATATAAGGAGAAAACCCTGAAGAGCGATGTTGACCAGAGCATAGCCTCGGATACCAATCTGAGGGTAATAGTCTCGGTAATCGATGCCACTAATCTGGAGATCAAGGACCTGGAAGACCAGAACAACTTCCTGAAAGGAAAGCTGACTGGTCTGAAGGCTGCAAACCTGTCCCTGACTGCCTCTGACAATTTGAAGAGCTTAGAAGGCCAGCTCTTCTCTTCGGTGGATGGGTATATTCCGCTTTTGACCAGATATTCATGGAGGGATGCCAAAGTCCTCACTTTAACCGAGAAGACCAAATCCCTGCTTGATCAGATCGAGGCGGAAATCAAAGTCATCTCCCAGAATCAGAGGGGAAAAGTGAGTGCAGATGTTTTGTCCCTTTTGGAGAGTTACTCCTTAAATCAGATAAACCTGAATTTTTTGAAAGAAAAGCTGCGGGTTTTGAACCAGGTAGTAGAGGGGATAAAAAACAGGCTCGCCCGGACTCCTTATCAGGAGCAGACCCTGAGAAACCTGCAGCAGGACGTTGAAACCTACAGAAGCATCTACGAGATGTTCGTGTCCCAGTCCCAGGGCTCCCAGATCTCCCAGCAGGTTCAGCAGGCAGAGGCGCAGAACAGGTTCAGGGTAATAGAGCCAGCCAGCATTCCACTTTCCCCAGTCAAGCCCGACCGGATAAAAATCACCCTGTTGGGTTGTCTTCTGGGGCTGGTCATAGGAGGCGGGGGTGTGGTTCTGATGGAATTTTTTGACCATTCCTTCAGGAAAGTCGAAGAGGTGGAGGAATATTTAGGTTTGAAAGTTTTAGGGACTGTCCCCCGAATAGAATACCTGGAGAAATTGAATAAGAGGAAGTTTAAAGATAGCGTGTAG